Genomic DNA from Anaerolineae bacterium:
CACGATACCCTACGCCTTCAACGACCAGCTCCTTGCGAAAACCCGTGGTAACCCCGGCCACCATATTCGCCAGCAAGGCACGGGTGAGCCCATGCAGCGCGCGATGAATGCGGCTGTTCGACGGACGCTTCACCAACAAGGTGCTGTCCGTCTGTTCGATGATCATGTCTGGCGAAAAGACACGACTGAGCTCGCCCTTGGGGCCCTTCACCGTCACCCGATTGCCTGGGGCGATCTCCACGGTCACCCCTTTTGGCACCGTGATCGGCAGCCTACCTATCCGTGACACCGCTATCCCTCCTCTCCTTCACCACACGTAGCACAGCACCTCGCCGCCAAGGCCGAGTCGACGCGCTTTATGGTCTGCCATCACCCCTTGTGAGGTGGAGAGGATGGCCACCCCCATGCCACTCAAGACGCGAGGAATTTGCTGGCGCTTCACATACACCCGCCGACCAGGCTTGCTCACTCGCCGCAAGCCGGTGATCACCGGCCTGCGTTGGGCATCGTACTTCAGGACGATCCGCAGCATTGGCTGCGGCTGATCTTTGGTCACTTGATAATTCTGGATAAAGCCCTCTTCCTTGAGGATGCGCGCAATCGCCACCTTCAGCTTCGAGCTGGGTATGATCACCTGCTTATGCCGCACCATGGTCGCATTGCGAATCCGAGTCAGCATATCCGCAATAGGATCGGTCATCATAGGATGTCACTCCATTCTCATTGCCTGTCTCCCGTTTCACCTGGCCTTGGTCTATCCTGCTGGTGATAAGGGAGTCCCGTCTAACGCCAGGCAACGGGGGATAGTGGCTCTACCAGCTCGCCTTGATCACGCCTGGCAGGCGGCCTTCTAATGCCTCGCGGCGGAAACAAATACGGCACAGGCGAAAGCGGCGCATATACCCGCGCGGCCGGCCACAGAGTTGACACCGATTGCGTACACGCGTGGGGTATTTACGCCGGGTCTCTCGGATGATCAAACACTTTCTGGCCACACCCTCTCTCCTTGATGGATCGCTCCACTAGCGCCTAAAGGGCATCCCCAACAGACGAAGCAGCTCCCTGGCCTCTTCATCGGTCTTAGCCGTGGTGACGATGGTCACCTCCATGCCGCGGACCTTATCTACCGTATCGTAGCTGATCTCAGGCCAGACCAGCTGCTCGCGCAATCCCAACGTGTAATTGCCACGGCCATCGAATGAGTCAGGTGACACGCCGCGAAAATCGCGCGTGCGCGGCAATGCAATATTACATAGTCGGTCTAAAAAGCTCCACATGCGATCTCCGCGCAAAGTCACCTTGACCCCAATCGGATTACCCTCGCGTAGTTTGAACGCAGCAATGGACTTCTTGGCTCGCGTGATGATCGGCTTCTGACCGGTGATGGTCGCAATATCCCGCACTGCGTTGTCCAGCGCCTTGGGGTTCTGCAGCGCCTCACCCAGGCCCACATTGATCACGATCTTGGTGATCTTAGGAACCTGCATGATGTTGCGATATCCGAAACGCTCCCGCAATTGAGGAACGACTTCGTTTCGGTAACGCTCTTTTAAGTTCGGCATCTGCTTCTCTCTCCTGCTTCTGTACCATCGCCACAGCCCAGCGAACTGGCGAGGTTAACTATCAATTAGTTGCCCGCATTTTCGGCACTCGCGCGCACGTGTGCCGTTCTCAAAGACATGTATTCGCACTCGCGTCGGCTTATTGCAATGCGGGCAGACCAGCATCACATTCGAGACGTGAATAGGGGCCTCGCGCTCGATGATGCCCACTTGAGTTCGGATGTTGCCGGTGCGTCTCTGGTGCTTCTTGATTAGGTTCACACCGGCTACCACTACACGATCCAGGTTAGGATCGCGCACCACCAACCGTCCATTCTTAGCAGTACGCCTGGACAGGGTGCGTTTGCCCCGGATCACGCGCTGTACTTCGCCACGCTTCCCGCGATCATCACCGCTGATGACTTCTACCGTGTCCCCCCGTTTAATCCTCATCGCTCACTCCTACTGCTTACAAGACCTCAGGGGCCAGAGACACGATGCGCATAAACCCTTTCTCGCGCAGCTCGCGCGCTACTGGACCAAAGATGCGGGTGCCTCGTGGGTTCTTGTTATCATCAATGAGCACCGCCGCGTTTTCATCGAACTTGATGTACGAGCCGTCCGGGCGACCATACTCCTTGGCGGTGCGGACGATCACTGCTTTCACGATCTCTCCCTTTTTCACCGAGCTCGTTGGCGTCGCTTGTTTGACCGAGGCGATGATAATATCCCCCACTCGGCCATATCGGCGCTTCGAGCCCCCCAGAATTCGGATGCAAAGGATCTCCTTAGCCCCTGTGTTATCAGCGACCTTGAGCCGACTCTCCTGTTGAATCATAGCCTCATCCCCCCTCTCCAGAAACGCGCTTAAAACCTCCCCCGAGCCCTAAGCTGCTACAGGGACAAAGCCATCCTAGACGTTAGCCTCGACCACCTCTTCCCCACGCGAGAGAATCTCGGTGACAATCCAGCGCTTCTCCCGGCTCAAAGGCCGCGATTCGACGATGCGCACGATGTCACCCACACGACAGCGGTTTTCCTCGTCGTGTGCTTTATATCGCTTGGACACCTTGATGACCTTGCCATACAGCGGATGTCGCTTGACGCGATCCACCCGCA
This window encodes:
- the rplX gene encoding 50S ribosomal protein L24, which codes for MRIKRGDTVEVISGDDRGKRGEVQRVIRGKRTLSRRTAKNGRLVVRDPNLDRVVVAGVNLIKKHQRRTGNIRTQVGIIEREAPIHVSNVMLVCPHCNKPTRVRIHVFENGTRARECRKCGQLIDS
- a CDS encoding type Z 30S ribosomal protein S14, with product MARKCLIIRETRRKYPTRVRNRCQLCGRPRGYMRRFRLCRICFRREALEGRLPGVIKASW
- the rplN gene encoding 50S ribosomal protein L14, whose amino-acid sequence is MIQQESRLKVADNTGAKEILCIRILGGSKRRYGRVGDIIIASVKQATPTSSVKKGEIVKAVIVRTAKEYGRPDGSYIKFDENAAVLIDDNKNPRGTRIFGPVARELREKGFMRIVSLAPEVL
- the rplE gene encoding 50S ribosomal protein L5, whose translation is MPNLKERYRNEVVPQLRERFGYRNIMQVPKITKIVINVGLGEALQNPKALDNAVRDIATITGQKPIITRAKKSIAAFKLREGNPIGVKVTLRGDRMWSFLDRLCNIALPRTRDFRGVSPDSFDGRGNYTLGLREQLVWPEISYDTVDKVRGMEVTIVTTAKTDEEARELLRLLGMPFRR
- the rpsH gene encoding 30S ribosomal protein S8, with translation MMTDPIADMLTRIRNATMVRHKQVIIPSSKLKVAIARILKEEGFIQNYQVTKDQPQPMLRIVLKYDAQRRPVITGLRRVSKPGRRVYVKRQQIPRVLSGMGVAILSTSQGVMADHKARRLGLGGEVLCYVW
- the rplF gene encoding 50S ribosomal protein L6, with amino-acid sequence MSRIGRLPITVPKGVTVEIAPGNRVTVKGPKGELSRVFSPDMIIEQTDSTLLVKRPSNSRIHRALHGLTRALLANMVAGVTTGFRKELVVEGVGYRADMVGERLILQVGFSHPVEFQPPRGIKFTVDRAGRTITVEGIDKELVGLIAAKIRDVRPPEPYKGKGIRYADERVRQKAGKTGRAK
- the rpsQ gene encoding 30S ribosomal protein S17, coding for MRERRKVLIGEVVSDKMQKTVVVRVDRVKRHPLYGKVIKVSKRYKAHDEENRCRVGDIVRIVESRPLSREKRWIVTEILSRGEEVVEANV